The Anopheles marshallii chromosome X, idAnoMarsDA_429_01, whole genome shotgun sequence genome includes a window with the following:
- the LOC128707751 gene encoding microsomal glutathione S-transferase 1-like, whose product MASPLDAINPDVFKTYVFWSAVLVAKMLLMSPMTAIQRIKNKAFANPEDASAVSNKLKPKLDDPDVERVRRAHQNDLENIPLFFVIGFLYMLTNPAPFLAVNLFRAVAVSRIIHTLVYAVVVIPQPARFLAFTGAMAPISYMTLQTILYFMV is encoded by the exons ATGGCGAGCCCATTGGACGCTATCAATCCGGATGTCTTCAAGACGTACGTGTTCTGGTCTGCCGTATTGGTGGCCAAGATGCTGCTGATGTCACCGATGACCGCTATACAGAGAATTAAGAACAAG GCCTTTGCGAATCCGGAGGATGCCAGTGCTGTAAGCAACAAGCTAAAGCCAAAGCTAGACGATCCGGATGTTGAGCGGGTGCGCAG ggcCCATCAGAACGATCTGGAGAATATTCCACTGTTCTTCGTCATCGGTTTCCTATACATGCTAACCAATCCGGCACCCTTCCTGGCGGTTAACCTCTTCCGGGCGGTGGCGGTCTCGCGGATTATACATACGCTCGTGTATGCCGTCGTTGTCATTCCACAGCCGGCACGTTTTCTAGCCTTCACGGGCGCGATGGCACCCATCAGCTACATGACACTGCAGACAATACTGTACTTCATGGTGTAA